The following coding sequences are from one Deinococcus aerophilus window:
- a CDS encoding cytochrome c-type biogenesis protein: MRPSQHLLSAALCLILLGAPAHAASPTLSPDQEARAVAIQKNLRCPLCDTGESIAESRSDISIKMRSSVREQVAEGRSDAAIYSFFSARYGNFVLLDPPKSGRNLLLWGAPLIALAGGGAALWAFLRRRGVPSPAAGEPHENEPHDAYLAQVRRDTARRGES; this comes from the coding sequence GTGAGGCCCAGCCAGCACCTGCTCAGCGCCGCCCTGTGCCTGATTCTGCTGGGCGCCCCGGCCCACGCCGCATCCCCCACCCTGAGCCCCGATCAGGAAGCGCGTGCGGTGGCCATCCAGAAGAACCTGCGCTGCCCGCTGTGCGACACAGGCGAGTCCATCGCCGAGTCGCGCAGCGACATCAGCATCAAGATGCGCTCGTCGGTGCGCGAGCAGGTTGCCGAGGGCCGCAGCGACGCGGCGATCTACAGCTTCTTCTCGGCGCGGTATGGCAATTTCGTGCTGCTCGATCCCCCCAAGTCGGGGCGCAATCTGCTGCTGTGGGGCGCTCCCCTGATCGCCCTCGCCGGAGGCGGCGCGGCGCTGTGGGCCTTTTTGCGCCGGCGGGGAGTGCCCTCTCCTGCCGCCGGGGAGCCGCACGAGAATGAACCCCACGACGCCTATCTGGCCCAGGTGCGCCGCGACACCGCCCGCCGGGGTGAATCGTGA
- a CDS encoding TlpA family protein disulfide reductase yields MTESSPSRTPQARVGTPWRRVLPPVIAAALVAVLGYTLLSPARNATTGGPLIGQAAPAFTLQSLDGVPITLSSLKGRPVVLNFWASWCGPCREEAPLFRELSARQSADGVAILGILFQETKEQNARDFIQEYALAYPNLKDPGINTGVDYGVSGIPETVFIDRAGIVQHMDRGGLTRERLNVGLEKIGVKGL; encoded by the coding sequence ATGACTGAATCTTCTCCCTCCAGAACCCCCCAGGCCCGTGTGGGCACGCCGTGGCGGCGCGTGCTGCCCCCCGTGATCGCGGCGGCGCTGGTCGCGGTGCTGGGCTACACGCTGCTGAGTCCGGCCAGGAATGCCACCACCGGCGGCCCACTGATCGGCCAGGCTGCGCCCGCTTTTACCCTGCAAAGTCTGGACGGCGTGCCCATCACCCTGAGCAGCCTGAAGGGCCGCCCGGTCGTCCTGAATTTCTGGGCGTCGTGGTGCGGACCGTGCCGTGAGGAAGCGCCGCTGTTCCGCGAGTTGAGCGCCCGGCAATCGGCAGACGGCGTGGCGATTCTGGGCATCCTGTTTCAGGAAACCAAGGAGCAAAACGCCCGCGATTTTATTCAGGAATACGCCCTGGCCTATCCCAACCTGAAAGACCCCGGCATCAATACCGGCGTCGATTACGGCGTCTCCGGCATTCCCGAGACGGTCTTTATAGACCGGGCGGGCATCGTGCAGCACATGGACCGGGGCGGCCTGACCCGTGAGCGGCTCAATGTGGGGCTGGAAAAGATCGGGGTGAAGGGGCTGTGA
- a CDS encoding heme lyase CcmF/NrfE family subunit, giving the protein MLNLISFSSSALGSLGQLALLGALGFTLMGLLLAFVGGVRADARVVEAARRATWAVFALMSLGALVLMVALLSDDFSVRYVAEHSMRSSPTWIKVTSLWGALEGSILLWAWLLAGFAFILSLTLRRDALRPWALGTMFISLLFFVGVCATIASPFTPVSGLLADGRGPNPALQNHWMMAVHPVLLYLGFVGLSVPFAYAVAALITGRLSDHWVVVTRRWTLVAWTFLTAAIVAGGWWSYETLGWGGYWAWDPVENASFIPWLLTTAFLHSIQIQEKRGLMRSWNVWLIVLAYSSTVLGTFLNRSGIVQSVHAFAGGPVGPVFLGFLAFLLIVGIGLAAWRAPSLRDEAELPAPVSREGAFLAGNWLFLVFAFMVLLGTLFPTFVEAAQGRRDASVGPAFYNAFAIPLGLGLLLLMGVGPLLPWRRADGQSLWRALWPLLASGVGAAGIALVFGVRAPGVLLTVGLAAYNVVGLGLLTARAARQSGGLTRTLRAQPRRYGAYTAHIGLVVLALGLAFSSAYRRDAQITLNLQAAPSTLLSERLQLTGLRQEDRGFGTSAVATVQIDGRPFESRLNTYVQAPGTLFPAPAVRYGALGDTYLVVTSIDPAGKWASVRLIESPLVSWIWWGTLIICLGAGLTLVQPARSLPSRSAVRLAPATD; this is encoded by the coding sequence ATGCTGAACCTGATCTCCTTTTCATCCAGTGCGCTGGGTTCGCTGGGACAGCTCGCGCTGCTGGGCGCGCTGGGCTTTACGCTGATGGGGCTGCTGCTCGCCTTCGTGGGCGGCGTCCGGGCGGACGCGCGGGTGGTCGAGGCGGCGCGCCGGGCGACCTGGGCAGTGTTCGCGCTGATGAGCCTGGGAGCACTGGTGCTGATGGTCGCGCTGCTGAGCGACGACTTCTCGGTGCGCTACGTGGCCGAACATTCCATGCGTTCCTCCCCCACCTGGATCAAGGTCACCAGCCTGTGGGGGGCGCTGGAGGGCAGCATTCTGCTGTGGGCCTGGCTGCTGGCGGGCTTTGCGTTCATCCTGTCGCTGACCCTGCGGCGCGACGCCCTGAGGCCGTGGGCGCTGGGAACGATGTTCATCAGTCTGCTGTTCTTCGTGGGGGTGTGTGCCACCATCGCCTCGCCGTTCACGCCGGTCTCCGGCCTGCTGGCCGACGGGCGCGGTCCCAACCCGGCGCTGCAGAACCACTGGATGATGGCCGTTCACCCGGTGTTGCTGTACCTGGGCTTCGTGGGCCTGAGCGTGCCGTTCGCCTACGCGGTGGCCGCGCTGATCACGGGCCGCCTGAGCGACCACTGGGTCGTCGTGACGCGGCGCTGGACGCTGGTCGCGTGGACCTTCCTGACCGCTGCCATCGTCGCGGGCGGCTGGTGGAGCTACGAGACGCTGGGCTGGGGCGGGTACTGGGCCTGGGACCCGGTGGAGAACGCCTCCTTCATTCCATGGTTGCTCACCACCGCCTTTCTGCACAGCATCCAGATTCAGGAAAAGCGCGGGCTGATGCGCTCCTGGAACGTGTGGCTGATCGTGCTGGCGTATTCCAGCACCGTGCTCGGCACCTTCCTCAACCGCAGCGGCATCGTGCAGAGCGTCCACGCCTTCGCGGGCGGGCCGGTGGGCCCGGTTTTCCTGGGCTTCCTGGCCTTCTTGCTGATCGTGGGCATCGGGCTGGCCGCGTGGCGCGCGCCCTCCCTGCGTGACGAGGCCGAACTGCCTGCCCCGGTCAGCCGCGAGGGCGCGTTCCTGGCCGGCAACTGGCTGTTTCTGGTCTTCGCCTTCATGGTGCTGCTGGGCACGCTGTTTCCAACCTTCGTGGAGGCCGCGCAGGGCCGCCGGGATGCCAGCGTGGGCCCGGCCTTCTACAACGCCTTCGCCATTCCCCTGGGCCTGGGCCTGCTGCTGCTGATGGGCGTGGGGCCGCTGCTGCCGTGGCGGCGCGCGGACGGCCAGAGCCTGTGGCGGGCGCTGTGGCCGCTGCTCGCCTCGGGCGTGGGGGCCGCCGGGATCGCCCTCGTGTTCGGCGTGCGCGCCCCCGGCGTGCTGCTCACCGTGGGACTGGCCGCCTACAACGTTGTTGGGCTGGGCCTGCTGACTGCCCGCGCGGCGCGGCAGAGCGGCGGCCTGACCCGAACGCTGCGGGCCCAGCCGCGCCGGTACGGAGCGTACACCGCCCACATCGGTCTGGTCGTGCTGGCGCTGGGTCTGGCCTTCAGCAGTGCGTACCGCCGCGACGCCCAGATCACCCTGAACCTGCAGGCCGCGCCCAGCACCCTGCTGAGCGAGCGGCTGCAACTCACCGGACTGCGCCAGGAGGACCGGGGCTTTGGAACCTCGGCCGTCGCCACCGTCCAGATTGACGGGCGGCCCTTCGAGAGCCGGCTGAACACCTATGTTCAGGCTCCCGGCACGCTGTTTCCGGCTCCCGCCGTGCGCTACGGCGCGCTGGGCGACACCTATCTGGTCGTCACGAGCATCGATCCCGCCGGAAAGTGGGCCAGCGTCCGCCTGATCGAGAGCCCGCTGGTGTCGTGGATCTGGTGGGGCACGCTGATCATCTGCCTGGGCGCGGGCCTCACGCTGGTCCAGCCTGCCCGGTCGCTTCCCTCCCGCTCGGCGGTCCGCCTCGCGCCCGCCACCGACTGA
- the ccmE gene encoding cytochrome c maturation protein CcmE, whose amino-acid sequence MTRPAPQAPLPRARQRRRNPLPVVLGVAALAGLTGFIAFGNLNKSLEYFVTPTEYQQQRAELEGRPIRIGGLVRAVNYDPQTLSLRFVVSDGGASFPVQYSGAVSDLFKENQGVVVRGEFQGDTFHAQELIVKHSEEYNVPKTQTQLKDMLQQTQ is encoded by the coding sequence GTGACCCGGCCCGCGCCCCAGGCTCCGCTGCCCCGCGCCCGTCAGCGCCGCCGCAATCCGCTGCCGGTAGTACTGGGTGTGGCGGCCCTGGCCGGCCTGACCGGTTTCATCGCCTTCGGAAACCTGAACAAGAGCCTGGAATACTTCGTGACCCCCACGGAGTACCAGCAACAGCGCGCCGAGCTGGAGGGCCGCCCCATCCGCATCGGCGGGCTGGTCCGGGCGGTGAACTACGACCCCCAGACCCTCAGCCTGCGCTTCGTCGTCTCGGACGGCGGGGCCAGCTTTCCGGTGCAGTACAGCGGCGCGGTCAGCGACCTGTTCAAGGAAAACCAGGGCGTGGTGGTGCGCGGCGAGTTTCAGGGCGACACCTTTCATGCCCAGGAACTGATCGTCAAGCACAGCGAGGAATACAACGTGCCCAAGACGCAGACGCAGCTGAAGGACATGCTTCAGCAGACGCAGTGA
- the ccmD gene encoding heme exporter protein CcmD: MDKYSVYVIVVYAVTFVLLLGYLLWVWARLRAVRDEPGEAPR, translated from the coding sequence GTGGATAAGTACAGCGTGTATGTGATCGTCGTCTATGCCGTGACCTTCGTGCTGTTGCTGGGCTACCTGCTGTGGGTGTGGGCGCGGCTGCGCGCCGTCCGGGACGAACCGGGTGAGGCTCCCCGGTGA
- the ccsA gene encoding cytochrome c biogenesis protein CcsA: protein MRRDLTTMLLGAATLVTLATAIVLGLAAPLDLNQGSLVRLMFVHVPSAWLSYLAYGGTGLFGLLYLIRRQRRWDRLALASAEIGVLFTVVTIVGGMLWAKPTWGVYWVWDARLTTTALSLVVYGGYLLIRTLIDDPERRARVSAVVGIVGTLYVPVNYMAVEWWRGVHQTQTLKLLGKMRFDAAPIYGWVLLVAVIAFTFLYLYLLRVRAVLAAREEAREERELMEDLRGQNSALGAARG from the coding sequence ATGAGAAGAGACCTCACGACGATGCTGCTGGGCGCGGCCACCCTGGTCACGCTGGCCACAGCGATTGTTCTGGGCCTGGCCGCGCCGCTGGACCTCAACCAGGGATCGCTGGTGCGGCTGATGTTCGTGCATGTGCCCAGCGCGTGGCTGAGTTACCTGGCTTACGGCGGCACCGGGTTGTTCGGGCTGCTGTACCTGATCCGGCGCCAGCGGCGCTGGGACCGTCTGGCGCTGGCGAGCGCAGAAATCGGCGTGCTGTTCACGGTGGTGACCATCGTGGGCGGCATGCTGTGGGCCAAGCCGACCTGGGGCGTGTACTGGGTGTGGGACGCCCGGCTCACCACCACCGCCCTGAGCCTGGTGGTGTACGGCGGTTACCTGCTGATCCGCACCCTGATCGACGATCCCGAGCGCCGAGCCCGCGTGTCGGCAGTGGTGGGCATCGTGGGCACGCTGTACGTGCCGGTCAACTACATGGCGGTGGAGTGGTGGCGCGGAGTCCACCAGACCCAGACCCTCAAACTGCTGGGCAAGATGCGCTTTGACGCCGCGCCCATCTACGGCTGGGTCCTGCTGGTGGCCGTGATCGCCTTTACCTTCCTGTACCTGTACCTGCTGCGGGTGCGGGCCGTGCTGGCCGCCCGGGAGGAGGCCCGCGAGGAACGTGAACTGATGGAAGACCTGCGCGGTCAGAACAGCGCCCTGGGAGCCGCCCGTGGATAA
- a CDS encoding S8 family serine peptidase, with amino-acid sequence MKNFSKLGLGLTVILASCGQSTPQGSVSPTAAQSGGLKTQATTLSACSALYASGPSGVQVDSSMRYGQVGTLILSFADNVSKGRAISWMDSNMDVDLGNGLGAFDVLPMVAVKTLITQDLIGQLKANLPGLESIYQDAPLQYKLAESVKFIGADTAQSTYGVTGKGIGVGIIDSGVDGTHPDLDHIAKNVKLVGPLTDTPAGGYLYVDLPNTDTSSGHGSHVASTIGGSGEASAGSARMRRGVAPGATLVGVGAGDGLSILYALQGFDYLMKPDIRETYNVRVISNSWGSSGEFAPYNPISIAAKRAYDAGMVVVFAAGNEGPNANTLNPYSASPCVISVAAGDKQGYLASFSSRGRPGDALVHPDVTAPGVKISAARGLTGLAATTVPDTDNPRYSTISGTSMATPHISGVVALMLEANPKMNLDSVLAAFKKTSRAMYYVATATNGFDPAQVVVKQREEWEVGYGYVDANASVREAVRQNPTRYSVQTTTLPGWSGTVNTAACAPTAGCVQNAEDTHVLNVPAGSSVLRVTTDWGNPAFDLDLEVYNPAGQLVGSSAQGTSTNEAVSIPNPVAGNWRVVLKGYLNAPTPYSGTAEVDRIVKQ; translated from the coding sequence ATGAAGAATTTTTCCAAGCTTGGCCTGGGTTTGACCGTCATTCTCGCTTCCTGCGGGCAGAGCACTCCTCAGGGTTCCGTCTCCCCCACCGCCGCCCAGTCGGGCGGACTGAAGACCCAGGCCACCACCCTCTCGGCCTGCTCGGCGCTGTACGCCTCGGGCCCCAGCGGCGTGCAGGTCGACAGCTCGATGCGCTACGGCCAGGTCGGCACCCTGATCCTGTCTTTCGCCGACAACGTCAGCAAGGGCCGCGCCATCTCCTGGATGGATTCCAATATGGATGTGGATCTCGGGAACGGCCTGGGGGCCTTTGACGTGCTGCCGATGGTGGCGGTCAAGACCCTGATCACCCAGGACCTGATCGGTCAGCTCAAGGCCAATCTGCCCGGTCTGGAGTCCATCTACCAGGACGCCCCGCTGCAGTACAAACTCGCCGAGAGCGTCAAGTTCATCGGGGCCGACACCGCACAGAGCACCTACGGCGTGACCGGCAAGGGCATCGGCGTGGGCATCATCGACTCGGGTGTGGACGGTACCCACCCCGATCTGGACCACATCGCCAAGAACGTGAAACTGGTCGGCCCCCTGACCGACACCCCGGCGGGCGGCTACCTGTACGTGGACCTGCCCAACACCGACACGAGCAGCGGCCACGGCTCGCACGTCGCGAGCACCATCGGCGGCAGCGGCGAGGCCTCTGCCGGCAGCGCCCGCATGCGGCGCGGCGTGGCGCCCGGCGCAACCCTGGTGGGCGTCGGCGCGGGCGACGGCCTGAGCATCCTGTACGCGCTGCAGGGCTTTGACTACCTGATGAAGCCCGACATCCGCGAGACCTACAACGTGCGCGTGATCAGCAACTCCTGGGGCAGCAGCGGCGAGTTTGCGCCGTACAACCCCATCAGCATCGCCGCCAAGCGCGCCTACGACGCGGGCATGGTCGTGGTGTTCGCCGCCGGCAACGAGGGACCGAACGCCAATACCCTGAACCCCTACTCGGCCAGCCCCTGCGTGATCAGCGTCGCTGCCGGAGACAAGCAGGGGTACCTCGCCAGCTTCAGCAGCCGTGGCCGCCCCGGTGACGCACTGGTTCACCCCGACGTGACCGCCCCCGGCGTGAAGATCAGCGCGGCGCGCGGCCTGACCGGTCTGGCCGCCACCACCGTGCCCGATACCGACAACCCCCGCTACTCCACCATCAGCGGCACGAGCATGGCGACCCCGCACATCAGCGGTGTGGTGGCCCTGATGCTCGAGGCCAACCCCAAGATGAACCTGGACAGCGTGCTCGCCGCCTTCAAGAAGACCAGCCGCGCGATGTACTACGTCGCCACCGCCACCAACGGCTTTGACCCGGCCCAGGTGGTCGTGAAGCAGCGCGAGGAGTGGGAAGTGGGCTACGGCTACGTGGACGCCAACGCCTCGGTGCGCGAAGCCGTGCGCCAGAACCCCACCCGCTACTCGGTCCAGACCACGACCCTGCCCGGCTGGAGCGGCACCGTGAACACCGCCGCCTGCGCCCCCACCGCCGGCTGCGTGCAGAATGCCGAGGACACCCACGTCCTGAACGTGCCGGCCGGCTCGAGCGTGCTGCGCGTCACCACCGATTGGGGCAACCCCGCCTTTGACCTGGACCTGGAGGTCTACAACCCCGCCGGTCAGCTGGTCGGCTCCAGCGCCCAGGGCACGAGCACCAACGAGGCCGTGAGCATTCCCAACCCGGTGGCCGGCAACTGGCGCGTGGTGCTCAAGGGCTACCTGAACGCCCCCACCCCCTACAGCGGCACCGCCGAAGTGGACCGCATCGTCAAGCAGTAA
- a CDS encoding tetratricopeptide repeat protein, whose product MLLLPLPTRLLTRLQGEWAGVVAPVEVGANLPGLMAWAEAQGRAVWRTPPPAGEGAWLWLPAGRSDLQHLPHAPEDILVLSGADLCYTAEDWSLALPDQTAAERAATFEGSGGWPPALELARQRPGDPEAYRQVPASVLLAPFVPPEERRPAARVLAVSPLVTPVVAAALEVSPAEWQALVEGGWLWPAVGGWAFPPLLRRWLAPDPDPRLARRAAQALHDTDHTAGALEVLAGASLWAEHLSLLVQTARAGQGEAALRAQLRRLPERWRTEPEALYLAGLLARVAGDLDRAETLYTRALDGLTGAAAALTLNARGVVRAMQGEVDGALDDFTHAVQAGGLTAGEASQNRATLLVQLGRHAEAEQSLNTAVAAFREAGDLPREAYSLKTLGSLYFGRGQLREALVPYRKALQLSLPDFVQEAALSHLNLAESHIYLGEFDQAQHHLQAAAGLNERQLSSLTAGWLHRVQAILALQMGEAAQALAALDRIQTDDRSLEAETALLRVRAHRELGQPEQARIILHHASPLGLRAELEEALLGEAGIDPVIEAARQEEARLELVTALLYRATPDDLQEALELIRQHGYLALLGSRAAAPLASLAQDPPTRALFPLRIQTLGPLRFTHAGRQVQLGDFPTRKSAALLVALALAEHPQSREVLAERFWPGAKNPLASLQTAVYHLRSTFGVPLVGSERGLMSLLFPVHSDLAELRRALQSQDLAGLATLLRPMTAPLTVLSDLPAELSEERAQAERLLHDALRLHADAQPAAEIHRRDALRALIATDPLDTDSREDLIRWHELHGETDLAEQERRHLADALRALGVD is encoded by the coding sequence ATGCTCCTTCTTCCCTTACCCACCCGGCTGCTGACGCGCCTGCAAGGGGAGTGGGCCGGCGTCGTGGCGCCCGTGGAGGTGGGGGCCAATCTGCCGGGACTGATGGCCTGGGCCGAGGCGCAGGGCCGGGCCGTCTGGCGAACTCCGCCGCCTGCGGGTGAGGGCGCGTGGCTGTGGCTTCCGGCGGGCCGTTCGGACCTGCAGCATCTGCCGCACGCGCCCGAGGACATCCTGGTCCTGAGCGGGGCAGACCTGTGTTACACCGCCGAGGACTGGAGCCTGGCGCTGCCCGACCAGACGGCGGCCGAACGTGCCGCGACCTTTGAGGGCAGCGGCGGCTGGCCTCCCGCGCTGGAGCTGGCCCGGCAACGGCCCGGCGACCCGGAGGCCTACCGGCAGGTCCCGGCGAGCGTGCTTCTGGCTCCCTTTGTGCCTCCTGAAGAACGGCGCCCGGCGGCCCGGGTGCTGGCGGTGTCGCCGCTGGTCACGCCGGTGGTGGCCGCGGCCCTGGAGGTGAGTCCTGCAGAGTGGCAGGCGCTCGTGGAGGGTGGATGGTTGTGGCCGGCGGTGGGCGGCTGGGCCTTTCCGCCGTTGCTGCGCCGCTGGCTGGCCCCCGACCCGGACCCCCGGCTGGCCCGGCGGGCGGCCCAGGCCCTGCATGACACCGACCACACGGCCGGGGCGCTGGAGGTGCTGGCCGGCGCGTCCTTGTGGGCCGAGCATCTGTCGCTGCTGGTCCAGACCGCCCGTGCGGGCCAGGGTGAGGCGGCCCTGCGCGCTCAGCTGCGGCGCCTGCCGGAACGCTGGCGGACAGAACCCGAGGCGCTGTACCTCGCGGGCCTGCTCGCCCGGGTGGCCGGTGATCTGGACCGGGCCGAGACGCTGTATACCCGCGCTCTGGACGGACTGACGGGAGCAGCGGCAGCGCTGACCTTGAATGCCCGTGGAGTGGTGCGGGCGATGCAGGGCGAGGTGGACGGGGCCCTGGACGACTTCACCCACGCCGTGCAGGCGGGCGGATTGACGGCCGGAGAGGCCAGCCAGAACCGCGCAACCCTGCTCGTACAGCTCGGGCGACATGCAGAGGCTGAGCAGAGTCTGAACACCGCCGTGGCGGCGTTCCGGGAGGCGGGTGATCTTCCGCGTGAGGCCTACAGCTTAAAAACCCTGGGTTCTCTGTACTTCGGGCGGGGGCAGCTGCGTGAAGCCCTGGTGCCGTATCGCAAGGCACTGCAACTCTCTTTGCCGGATTTCGTGCAGGAGGCGGCACTCAGCCACCTGAACCTCGCCGAATCCCACATCTATCTGGGCGAATTCGATCAGGCCCAGCACCATCTTCAGGCCGCCGCAGGGCTCAACGAGCGTCAACTTTCCAGCCTTACGGCGGGTTGGCTGCACCGGGTGCAGGCCATTCTGGCCCTGCAGATGGGCGAAGCTGCCCAGGCCCTCGCGGCGCTGGACCGCATCCAGACCGATGACCGCAGTTTGGAAGCAGAAACGGCCCTGCTGCGGGTGCGCGCCCACCGGGAACTCGGGCAGCCGGAACAGGCGCGGATCATCCTGCATCACGCCAGTCCGCTGGGTCTGCGGGCCGAGCTAGAGGAGGCCCTGCTGGGCGAGGCCGGGATTGATCCGGTGATCGAGGCGGCGCGGCAGGAGGAGGCCCGGCTGGAACTCGTGACTGCCCTGCTGTACCGGGCCACGCCGGACGATCTGCAAGAAGCGCTGGAGCTGATCCGGCAGCACGGCTATCTGGCGCTGCTGGGCAGCCGCGCCGCCGCGCCGCTTGCCAGCCTGGCCCAGGACCCGCCCACCCGCGCCCTGTTTCCTCTGCGCATCCAGACCCTGGGGCCGCTGCGCTTTACCCATGCCGGACGTCAGGTGCAGCTGGGAGATTTCCCGACCCGCAAGAGTGCGGCGCTGCTCGTTGCGCTGGCTCTGGCCGAGCATCCGCAGTCGCGGGAGGTGCTGGCCGAGCGCTTCTGGCCCGGGGCCAAGAATCCGCTGGCCAGCCTTCAGACGGCGGTGTACCACCTGCGCAGCACCTTTGGAGTGCCGCTGGTGGGCAGCGAGCGCGGCCTGATGTCGCTGCTGTTTCCGGTGCACAGTGACCTCGCCGAGCTGCGCCGCGCCCTGCAGAGTCAGGACCTCGCCGGACTGGCCACCCTGCTGCGTCCCATGACCGCTCCCCTGACGGTGCTCTCGGACCTGCCCGCCGAGTTGTCCGAGGAACGCGCCCAGGCCGAGCGTCTGCTGCACGACGCCCTGCGGCTGCATGCCGACGCCCAGCCGGCGGCCGAAATCCACCGCCGCGACGCCCTGCGGGCGCTGATCGCCACCGATCCGCTGGACACCGACAGCCGCGAGGACCTGATTCGCTGGCACGAGTTGCACGGTGAAACCGACCTGGCCGAGCAGGAACGCCGCCATCTGGCAGACGCCCTCAGGGCGCTGGGGGTGGATTGA
- a CDS encoding heme exporter protein CcmB → MNTALHLAAKDLRVAGRTRDTLLATAFFAGLVLLVLGLALGGNTGRSAAQTAGVASGAVWTALALAAAVGAQRAFAQEQEAGALEQLTLYPGPHGALYLGKLLGVLGPLLLVAAFTLPAGLLLFGAAGADCAPGRACAGTPWLLLAVVTVLGVVGFAAGTTFYGSITVSLRAREALLPALAFPILVPVVIATVRATSGLLEGQPLAQIGPWLTFLVAFDLGTVILATLLFPYAVEG, encoded by the coding sequence ATGAACACGGCCCTTCATCTCGCGGCCAAGGACCTGCGCGTGGCCGGGCGCACGCGCGACACGCTGCTCGCCACCGCCTTTTTTGCCGGTCTGGTGCTGCTCGTACTGGGCCTGGCCCTGGGAGGCAACACCGGACGCAGCGCGGCCCAGACGGCCGGGGTGGCCTCCGGAGCCGTCTGGACTGCGCTGGCCCTGGCGGCGGCGGTGGGCGCACAGCGGGCCTTCGCGCAGGAGCAGGAGGCCGGAGCGCTGGAACAGTTGACGCTGTATCCAGGGCCGCACGGAGCGCTGTACCTGGGCAAGCTGCTGGGCGTCCTGGGGCCGCTGCTGCTCGTCGCGGCCTTCACGCTGCCGGCGGGCCTGCTGCTGTTCGGGGCGGCGGGCGCGGACTGCGCTCCGGGCCGGGCCTGTGCCGGCACACCGTGGCTGCTTCTGGCAGTAGTCACCGTGCTGGGCGTGGTCGGCTTCGCGGCCGGAACCACCTTCTACGGCTCCATCACGGTCAGCCTGCGGGCGCGCGAGGCGCTGCTGCCCGCGCTGGCCTTTCCCATTCTGGTGCCGGTGGTGATCGCCACGGTGCGGGCCACCTCGGGCCTGTTGGAGGGTCAACCGCTGGCCCAGATCGGCCCGTGGCTGACCTTCCTGGTCGCCTTTGATCTGGGAACGGTCATCCTGGCCACGCTGCTGTTTCCCTACGCCGTCGAGGGCTGA
- the ccmA gene encoding heme ABC exporter ATP-binding protein CcmA, producing MSYALQLRDLWLRLGREVILRGVTLDVAAGEGVTLLGENGAGKTTLLRLLASGLRPTRGEGRVMGFDLRDGRAVRDHIHLMPVDAGLYPDLSCAENLAFALKMHGQKGNESAALRRVGLEAAVHRRVRFLSAGMRKRLALARAHLLARPLTLVDEPFANLDTAGRQLVLELLGELRATGVTLLIAAHEPELAQQVAPRALRLAGGVLHEV from the coding sequence GTGTCGTACGCCCTGCAACTGCGTGACCTGTGGCTGCGCCTGGGCCGCGAGGTGATCCTGCGCGGGGTGACGCTGGACGTGGCAGCCGGCGAGGGCGTGACCCTGCTCGGCGAGAACGGAGCGGGCAAGACCACCCTGCTGCGGCTGCTCGCCTCGGGACTGCGGCCCACGCGCGGCGAGGGACGTGTCATGGGCTTTGATCTGCGCGACGGCCGGGCGGTGCGGGACCACATTCACCTGATGCCGGTGGACGCGGGCCTGTATCCGGACCTGAGCTGCGCCGAGAATCTGGCGTTTGCTCTGAAGATGCACGGTCAGAAGGGAAACGAATCGGCGGCGCTGCGGCGCGTGGGGCTGGAGGCCGCCGTCCACCGCCGCGTCCGCTTTCTCTCGGCGGGAATGCGCAAGCGGCTGGCCCTGGCCCGCGCCCATCTGCTCGCCCGCCCGCTGACCCTGGTGGACGAGCCCTTCGCCAATCTGGACACCGCCGGACGTCAGCTGGTGCTGGAGCTGCTGGGCGAGCTGCGGGCCACGGGCGTCACCCTGTTGATCGCGGCCCACGAGCCTGAGCTCGCCCAGCAGGTGGCGCCGCGTGCCCTGCGGCTGGCGGGAGGGGTCCTGCATGAGGTGTAG